A window of the Miscanthus floridulus cultivar M001 chromosome 14, ASM1932011v1, whole genome shotgun sequence genome harbors these coding sequences:
- the LOC136505643 gene encoding putative cyclin-dependent kinase F-2, translating to MEHYERLGKIGEGTSGIVYKARDRRTGETVAIKRLRAGAGNGNGEGDAFDETFRREVRCLEACRGHPCLVELRAAHRDPAGAFLVMEYAGRSLAEAMRLQQQDHHRAEPERRQFPEPEARRVMRRLLEGVAAMHARGLMHRDLKPDNVLLDGRGGVKICDFGLSRAADNGTGGAPYTAGVATLWYRAPELILGSADYDAGVDTWALGCIMAELLAGGAPLFPGRSEMDQLNRVFDTLGMQDMVSWPGFARLQRAGSPLCRRGRPPSRLRELFPALSAAGFDVLAGLLACRPDRRLTTADALRCPWFADAAAAAPEALPDQPRASCCAGSFAGGVAGVAEAILA from the coding sequence ATGGAGCACTACGAGCGGCTTGGCAAGATCGGGGAAGGCACGTCGGGGATCGTCTACAAGGCCCGCGACCGACGCACCGGCGAGACCGTCGCCATCAAGCGCctccgcgccggcgccggcaacGGCAACGGCGAGGGCGACGCGTTCGACGAGACGTTCCGCCGCGAGGTGCGCTGCCTCGAGGCGTGCCGCGGCCACCCCTGTCTCGTCGAGCTCCGCGCCGCGCACCGCGACCCCGCCGGCGCGTTCCTCGTCATGGAGTACGCGGGACGGAGCCTGGCGGAGGCCATGCGGCTGCAGCAGCAGGACCACCACCGCGCCGAGCCCGAGCGGCGGCAGTTCCCGGAGCCCGAGGCGCGCCGCGTGATGCGGCGGCTCCTGGAGGGCGTGGCCGCGATGCACGCGCGCGGACTCATGCACCGGGACCTCAAGCCCGACAACGTCCTCCTCGACGGCCGCGGGGGCGTCAAGATCTGCGACTTCGGGCTGTCGCGCGCAGCGGACAACGGTACCGGCGGCGCGCCGTACACGGCGGGGGTGGCGACGCTGTGGTACCGCGCGCCGGAGCTGATCCTGGGCTCTGCGGACTACGACGCGGGCGTCGACACGTGGGCGCTCGGCTGCATCATGGCCGAGCTCCTCGCCGGCGGCGCGCCGCTGTTCCCCGGGAGGTCGGAGATGGACCAGCTCAACAGGGTGTTCGACACGCTGGGGATGCAGGACATGGTGTCCTGGCCGGGCTTCGCGCGCCTGCAGCGTGCCGGGTCGCCGCTCTGCCGGCGCGGCAGGCCTCCCAGCAGGCTCCGGGAGCTGTTCCCGGCGCTGTCGGCTGCCGGGTTCGACGTCTTGGCCGGGCTGCTGGCGTGCAGGCCGGACAGGCGCCTCACCACCGCGGACGCGCTCCGGTGCCCGTGGTTCGCCgatgccgccgccgcggcgcctgAGGCCTTGCCTGATCAGCCGCGCGCTTCGTGCTGCGCCGGCAGCTTCGCGGGCGGTGTCGCTGGTGTTGCCGAGGCAATCCTAGCGTAG